A DNA window from Loxodonta africana isolate mLoxAfr1 chromosome 7, mLoxAfr1.hap2, whole genome shotgun sequence contains the following coding sequences:
- the LOC100664995 gene encoding olfactory receptor 4C11-like, translated as MQQNKSVTEFILLGLTQDPLRQKTVFIIFIFYIGTVVGNLLIIVTIKFSWSLGSPMYLLLFPLSFADTCFSTSTAPRLIVDAFSAEKVISCNESMTQVFAMHLFGPVEVFVLVLMAVDRYLAICNPLHYPTIMRREVCIILIILAWIAALIHSITQNVLIWKLPFCGPNLIDHYCCDLQPLLKLACMDTYVSNLLVVFNSGATCSISFFILMISYIVMLYSLRNHSAEERKKALSTCTSHIIVVVLFFVPCIFIYIRPQTTFSMDKMVAVFYTIGTPFLNPLIYTLRNAEVKNAMRKLWSIKITSESKG; from the coding sequence ATGCAGCAAAATAAGAGTGTAACTGAGTTCATACTGTTAGGATTGACACAGGATCCTCTGAGGCAGAAAACGGTGTTTATAATCTTCATTTTCTACATTGGAACTGTGGTGGGGAATTTGCTCATTATTGTGACCATCAAGTTCAGCTGGTCTCTTGGGAGTCCCATGTACCTCTTACTATTTCCTTTGTCCTTTGCTGATACCTGCTTTTCAACTTCCACGGCACCGAGACTAATTGTAGATGCTTTCTCTGCAGAGAAAGTCATATCCTGTAATGAGAGTATGACACAAGTCTTCGCAATGCATTTATTTGGACCCGTGGAGGTCTTTGTCCTCGTCCTCATGGCTGTTGATCGCTATTTGGCCATCTGTAATCCGTTGCATTACCCGACCATCATGAGACGAGAGGTCTGCATTATCTTGATCATTCTTGCCTGGATAGCTGCTTTAATACATTCTATTACTCAGAATGTTCTGATCTGGAAACTGCCCTTCTGTGGACCCAATTTAATTGATCATTATTGCTGTGATTTGCAGCCCTTATTAAAACTTGCTTGCATGGACACTTATGTCAGTAACCTACTGGTAGTGTTCAATAGTGGGGCCACTTGCTCAATCAGTTTCTTCATTCTGATGATCTCATATATTGTCATGTTGTATTCTTTGCGAAACCACAGtgcagaagagaggaaaaaagccCTTTCCACTTGTACCTCCCACATCATTGTAGTTGTCTTATTCTTTGTTccgtgtatattcatatatatacgtCCACAAACCACTTTCTCCATGGACAAGATGGTGGCAGTGTTTTATACCATTGGAACACCCTTTCTCAACCCACTTATCTATACATTAAGGAATGCAgaagtgaaaaatgccatgagaaAGTTATGGAGTATCAAAATTACTTCAGAAAGCAAAGGCTGA
- the LOC100665281 gene encoding olfactory receptor 4C11-like has protein sequence MQQNKSVTEFILLGLTQDPLRQKMVFIIFFIFYIGTVVGNLLIIVTLKFSRTLGSPMYLFLFHLSFAGTCFSTSTAPRLIVDALSAKKVVSYNECMTQVFAVHLFGSMEVFVLVLMAVDRYLAICNPLHYPTIMRPEVCIILIILAWIAALIHSITQNVLIWKLPFCGNNLIDHYCCDLQPLLKLACVDTYVSNLLVVFNSGATCSISFFILMISYVVILYSLRNHSAEGRKKALSTCTSHIIVVVLFFVPCIFIYIRPQTTFSMDKMVTVFYTIGTPFLNPLIYTLRNAEVKNAMRKLWSIKITSESKG, from the coding sequence ATGCAGCAAAATAAGAGTGTAACAGAGTTCATACTGTTAGGATTGACACAGGATCCTCTGAGGCAGAAAATGGTGTTTATAATCTTCTTCATTTTCTACATTGGAACTGTGGTGGGGAATTTGCTCATTATTGTGACCCTCAAGTTCAGCCGGACTCTTGGGAGTCCCATGTACCTCTTCCTATTTCATTTGTCCTTTGCTGGTACCTGCTTTTCAACTTCCACAGCCCCAAGACTAATTGTGGATGCTCTCTCTGCAAAGAAAGTCGTATCCTATAATGAGTGTATGACACAAGTCTTTGCAGTGCATTTATTTGGATCCATGGAAGTCTTTGTCCTCGTCCTCATGGCTGTTGATCGCTATTTGGCCATCTGTAATCCCTTGCATTATCCGACCATCATGAGACCAGAGGTCTGCATTATCTTGATCATTCTTGCCTGGATAGCTGCTTTAATACATTCTATTACTCAGAATGTTCTGATCTGGAAACTGCCCTTCTGTGGAAACAATTTGATTGATCATTATTGTTGTGATTTGCAGCCCTTACTAAAACTTGCTTGCGTGGACACTTACGTCAGCAACCTACTGGTAGTGTTCAATAGTGGGGCCACTTGCTCAATCAGTTTCTTCATTCTGATGATCTCATACGTTGTCATCTTGTATTCTTTGCGAAACCACAGTgcagaagggaggaaaaaagcccTTTCCACTTGCACCTCCCACATCATTGTAGTTGTCTTATTCTTTGTTccgtgtatattcatatatatacgtCCACAAACTACTTTCTCCATGGACAAGATGGTGACAGTGTTTTATACCATTGGAACACCCTTTCTCAACCCACTTATCTATACATTAAGGAATGCAgaagtgaaaaatgccatgagaaAGTTATGGAGTATCAAAATTACCTCAGAAAGCAAAGGCTGA